The DNA sequence AATCAACCGCTTTCCGCCCAGTTTTCTGCCGGAGGCGGCCAGCACGGTGACGTTGCCTGAGTACCCCAAACCGCTGGAGCTGTGGCAGGCGAAACTTGAAGATGGCAGTGACAAAACGCTGGCGATGGTGCGGCGTATCGGCCTGCTGGCGCAAATGGTTGACCCGAAAGCACCGCAAGAGGTGATTCGGGTGCCGGTGCAAAACCTGACGCCGCAGAAAACCCTGCATCTGGAAACGGATAACTACGCCACGCCGCTGGCGAAATTTCACTTCGCGACCTATCTGAAAAACACCGTATTCGTCACGGTGATGGCGACTTTGCTGACGCTGCTATTGAGCTCGATGGCGGCATTTGCGCTGGCGAAATATGAGTTTCGCGGGCGCGGCACGGTGCTGACGCTGTTTTTGTCTACCATGATGATCCCCCTGTCGGTGGTGATGGTGCCGACGTTTTTGGTGGTCATTGGCCTGCATATGGGCGATAACCTGTGGGGGGTGATTATCCCGACTATTGCCACGCCGACCGGGGTGTTCCTGCTGCGCCAATACATGCTGACCATTCCTGACGAACTGATTGAAGCTGCGCGCATTGACGCGGCCAGCGAGTTTCGGATTTACTGGAAAATCATTCTGCCGCTCACCGCGCCTGCGCTGGCGGTGTTGGCGATTTTCTCGGTTATCTGGCGCTGGAATGACTTCCTGTGGCCGTTAATCGTGCTGTCCAGCCAGGATAATTTTACGTTGCAAATCGGTCTTAATGCGTTTCAGGGGCAGTTCTCGGTGCAGTGGCACTACATTCTGGCGATGACCATGCTCTCGCTTTTACCGGTGACGGCGGTGTTTGTGTTCCTGCAAAAATATATCACCACCGGCATTGCCAATACGGGAATGAAATAGATGGCGACACTCAAGGAGATTGCCGAAC is a window from the Dickeya lacustris genome containing:
- a CDS encoding carbohydrate ABC transporter permease, translating into MKIIAFLTRTRYPGRIHVTDILSWVWLVIGTLLVLIPVMWAAMSSLKTPSEINRFPPSFLPEAASTVTLPEYPKPLELWQAKLEDGSDKTLAMVRRIGLLAQMVDPKAPQEVIRVPVQNLTPQKTLHLETDNYATPLAKFHFATYLKNTVFVTVMATLLTLLLSSMAAFALAKYEFRGRGTVLTLFLSTMMIPLSVVMVPTFLVVIGLHMGDNLWGVIIPTIATPTGVFLLRQYMLTIPDELIEAARIDAASEFRIYWKIILPLTAPALAVLAIFSVIWRWNDFLWPLIVLSSQDNFTLQIGLNAFQGQFSVQWHYILAMTMLSLLPVTAVFVFLQKYITTGIANTGMK